Proteins encoded together in one Paracoccus sp. SMMA_5_TC window:
- a CDS encoding hydroxymethylglutaryl-CoA lyase: MSRQVEIFEMGPRDGLQNEKRLIPTADKIALVDLLSRGGYRRIEVTSFVSPKWVPQMGDAAEVMAGITRAPGVSYAVLTPNMKGYEGARAAQASEVAIFASASEGFSRANLNATIAESLERLAPVAAAARADGIPVRGYVSVVTDCPFDGPTPPEQVARVAAALRDMGCYEVSLGDTIGQGRPESIDAMLSAVLDELPADRLAGHYHDTAGRALQNIDASLARGLRVFDAAVGGLGGCPYAPGAAGNVATEKVARHLAAHGYDTGLDMAVIEQAAEMARKMRGDL, from the coding sequence ATGTCCCGGCAGGTTGAGATATTCGAGATGGGCCCGCGCGACGGGTTGCAGAACGAAAAGCGCCTGATCCCCACCGCCGACAAGATCGCGCTGGTCGATCTGCTGTCGCGCGGCGGCTATCGGCGCATCGAGGTGACCAGTTTCGTCAGCCCGAAATGGGTGCCGCAGATGGGCGACGCCGCCGAGGTGATGGCCGGCATCACCCGCGCGCCGGGCGTCAGCTATGCCGTCCTGACCCCCAACATGAAAGGCTATGAGGGCGCGCGCGCCGCGCAGGCATCCGAGGTGGCGATCTTTGCCTCGGCCTCCGAAGGCTTCTCGCGCGCCAACCTGAACGCGACCATTGCCGAAAGCCTAGAGCGGCTGGCACCGGTCGCGGCCGCCGCGCGCGCCGACGGTATTCCCGTGCGCGGCTATGTCAGCGTGGTGACGGATTGCCCGTTTGACGGGCCGACCCCGCCGGAGCAGGTCGCCCGCGTGGCCGCGGCGCTGCGCGACATGGGCTGCTATGAAGTCAGCCTGGGCGATACCATCGGTCAGGGCCGCCCGGAAAGCATTGATGCCATGCTGTCGGCGGTGCTGGACGAACTGCCTGCCGACCGGTTGGCCGGGCATTATCACGACACCGCCGGGCGCGCGCTGCAGAACATCGATGCCAGCCTGGCGCGCGGGCTGCGGGTATTCGACGCCGCTGTGGGCGGATTGGGGGGCTGTCCCTACGCCCCCGGCGCGGCCGGCAATGTGGCAACGGAAAAGGTGGCGCGGCATCTGGCGGCGCATGGCTATGACACCGGGCTTGACATGGCGGTGATCGAACAGGCGGCCGAGATGGCCCGCAAGATGCGAGGAGATCTGTGA
- a CDS encoding glutathione S-transferase family protein, producing MDELTLWHVPQSRSMRALWLLEEIGCPFRVETMDFFDGSLRRPPYDAIHPVGRVPALRDGTHVLHESGAIVEWLCETRAPHLGCPPGAPGRAAWLDWMHFGETLGQHIANLTQHHIVLRHDWQRSPTVMRLETARLSRALGLVEQALERHDWLMGMFSGVDCQLGYSVWVAARFVDLRDRPLLAAYRDRCAARPAFQRALPPPGTPVIYERDFYEVPDVPAG from the coding sequence ATGGATGAGCTGACGCTGTGGCATGTGCCGCAGTCACGCTCGATGCGGGCGCTGTGGTTGCTCGAGGAAATCGGCTGTCCCTTTCGGGTCGAGACGATGGACTTCTTCGACGGATCGCTGCGGCGCCCGCCCTATGACGCCATTCACCCCGTCGGACGGGTGCCGGCGCTGCGCGACGGCACCCACGTCCTGCACGAATCCGGCGCCATCGTCGAATGGCTGTGCGAGACCCGTGCGCCGCATCTGGGCTGCCCGCCCGGCGCACCGGGCCGCGCTGCATGGCTGGACTGGATGCATTTCGGCGAAACCCTGGGCCAGCACATCGCCAATCTGACGCAGCACCATATCGTGCTGCGCCACGACTGGCAGCGTTCGCCCACGGTCATGCGGCTTGAAACCGCACGGCTGTCGCGTGCGCTCGGTCTTGTCGAACAGGCGCTGGAGCGTCACGACTGGCTGATGGGGATGTTTTCGGGCGTCGATTGCCAGCTGGGCTATTCGGTCTGGGTGGCGGCGCGCTTCGTCGATCTGCGCGACCGCCCGTTGCTGGCCGCCTATCGCGACCGCTGCGCGGCGCGCCCGGCCTTTCAGCGCGCGCTGCCCCCGCCCGGCACGCCCGTGATCTATGAACGCGATTTCTATGAGGTGCCCGATGTCCCGGCAGGTTGA
- a CDS encoding acetyl-CoA carboxylase biotin carboxylase subunit → MFQKILIANRGEIACRVIDTARKLGVRTVAVYSDADRGARHVSLADEAVHIGGPAPRDSYLRGDVIIQAALDTGAEAIHPGYGFLSENPDFVDAVTAAGLVFIGPSASAIRKMGLKDAAKALMAEAGVPVVPGYHGENQDPAHLQAQADAIGYPVLIKAVAGGGGKGMRLVERAGDFPAALESARGEAATAFGNPAVLIEKYIQQPRHIEVQVFGDGTRAVHLFERDCSLQRRHQKVIEEAPAPGMTPQMRDAMGAAAVRAAEAIGYAGAGTIEFIVDGSQGLRPDGFWFMEMNTRLQVEHPVTELITGVDLVEWQLRVASGEPLPASQDQLTITGHAFEARLYAEDVPAGFLPATGTLAHLAFPEHARIETGVRKGDVISPWYDPMIAKIVTHGATRAIALRELEAALEDTEVAGSVTNVDFLIALTRHPGFVRGEVDTGLIGRDLDSLVEAAAPDPGSRALGVLGLAGLDDPAKRGGVTLWQPLRRTIAWDGGEAVLEVLGPGAARVTLDERTHQIGYEGGRWWVDGRPRRWRIVNHAAGSSVFGGRSLTLVPLDPLARGGAETGGGLTLSPMPGLVKAVFVSAGQEVAAGDRLAVLEAMKMEHTLTAARDGRVAEVLAQAGDQVEAGAPLIRLEDEDG, encoded by the coding sequence ATGTTCCAGAAAATCCTGATCGCCAACCGCGGCGAAATCGCCTGCCGGGTCATCGACACCGCCCGCAAGCTGGGCGTGCGCACCGTCGCCGTCTATTCGGATGCCGACCGCGGTGCGCGCCACGTCTCGCTGGCGGACGAGGCCGTCCATATCGGCGGGCCGGCGCCACGCGACAGCTACCTGCGCGGCGATGTCATCATCCAGGCCGCGCTTGATACCGGGGCCGAGGCGATCCACCCGGGTTACGGGTTCCTCAGCGAAAACCCCGATTTCGTCGATGCGGTCACTGCGGCGGGTCTGGTGTTCATCGGACCTTCGGCCAGCGCCATTCGCAAGATGGGGCTGAAGGATGCCGCCAAGGCGCTGATGGCCGAAGCCGGGGTGCCGGTGGTTCCGGGCTATCACGGCGAAAACCAGGATCCGGCGCATCTGCAGGCGCAGGCCGACGCCATCGGCTATCCGGTGCTGATCAAGGCTGTCGCAGGCGGCGGCGGCAAGGGAATGCGCCTGGTCGAACGCGCGGGCGATTTCCCCGCCGCGCTGGAATCGGCCCGGGGCGAGGCGGCAACAGCCTTCGGCAACCCCGCCGTCCTGATCGAGAAATACATCCAGCAGCCGCGCCACATCGAAGTGCAGGTGTTCGGCGACGGCACGCGCGCCGTGCATCTGTTCGAGCGTGACTGTTCGCTGCAGCGCCGCCATCAGAAGGTGATCGAGGAAGCACCCGCCCCCGGCATGACGCCCCAGATGCGCGACGCCATGGGCGCGGCGGCGGTGCGCGCGGCCGAGGCTATCGGCTATGCCGGGGCCGGGACCATCGAATTCATCGTCGATGGCAGCCAGGGCCTGCGGCCCGATGGTTTCTGGTTCATGGAAATGAACACCCGCCTGCAGGTCGAACATCCGGTCACCGAACTGATCACCGGCGTCGATCTGGTCGAATGGCAGCTGCGCGTCGCCAGTGGCGAGCCGTTGCCCGCAAGCCAGGACCAGCTGACCATCACCGGCCATGCCTTCGAGGCCCGGCTGTATGCCGAGGATGTTCCGGCGGGCTTTCTGCCTGCCACCGGCACGCTGGCGCATCTGGCCTTTCCCGAACACGCCCGCATCGAAACCGGCGTGCGCAAGGGCGATGTCATCTCGCCCTGGTATGACCCGATGATCGCCAAGATCGTGACCCATGGCGCTACCCGCGCCATCGCGCTGCGCGAGCTTGAGGCTGCGCTCGAGGATACCGAGGTGGCCGGTTCGGTCACCAATGTCGATTTCCTGATTGCATTGACCCGCCATCCCGGCTTTGTCCGTGGCGAGGTCGATACCGGCCTGATCGGCCGCGATCTGGACAGTCTGGTCGAGGCCGCAGCCCCCGATCCGGGCAGCCGCGCGCTGGGGGTGCTGGGGCTTGCCGGTCTGGACGACCCGGCCAAGCGCGGCGGTGTCACCTTGTGGCAACCCCTGCGTCGCACCATTGCCTGGGACGGCGGCGAGGCGGTGCTGGAGGTTCTGGGCCCCGGCGCTGCGCGCGTGACCCTTGACGAGCGCACCCATCAGATCGGCTACGAAGGTGGCCGCTGGTGGGTCGATGGTCGGCCCCGGCGCTGGCGCATCGTCAACCATGCCGCCGGCAGCAGCGTCTTTGGCGGCCGCTCGCTGACGCTGGTGCCGCTGGACCCGCTGGCGCGGGGTGGCGCCGAGACCGGCGGCGGGCTGACCCTTTCGCCCATGCCCGGCCTGGTGAAGGCGGTATTCGTCAGCGCCGGGCAAGAGGTCGCGGCCGGTGACCGGCTGGCAGTGCTGGAAGCGATGAAGATGGAACACACCCTCACCGCCGCCCGCGACGGCCGCGTGGCCGAGGTTCTGGCCCAGGCCGGCGATCAGGTCGAGGCCGGCGCGCCGCTGATCCGGCTGGAGGACGAGGATGGATGA